A window of the Heterodontus francisci isolate sHetFra1 unplaced genomic scaffold, sHetFra1.hap1 HAP1_SCAFFOLD_72, whole genome shotgun sequence genome harbors these coding sequences:
- the LOC137361141 gene encoding scavenger receptor cysteine-rich type 1 protein M130-like — MNRCSGRVEVLHGDQWWTLCDLYFDMEDANVVCEHLQCGAVNSIPRGAHFGKGTGPVWKENFRCRGNETRLWDCPVSSWEQFSCSHENDASVICTVESSQSIELKYTNCSTVKHH, encoded by the coding sequence atgaacagatgctctggccgggtggaggtgctacatggagaccagtggtggacgctgtgtgacctttactttgatatggaagacgccaacgtggtctgtgagcaccttcagtgtggggcagtaaactcaatcccgagaggagctcactttggaaagggaaccggtccagtgtggaaggaaaatttCAGGTGTCGGGGGAACGAGacacgattgtgggattgtcctgtttcatcctgggaacagtttagctgctcacatgaaaatgatgccagtgtcatctgtactgttgagtcatctcagtcaattgaactgaaatacaccaactgttccactgtcaagcatcattga